The Arthrobacter russicus genome has a segment encoding these proteins:
- a CDS encoding SDR family oxidoreductase, which translates to MTAAQPPGVVLISGASRGIGAAVALRAARAGYSVIVNYSADRQGAASVLQRISAAGGTARAVQGDVADAADCDALVAAAAELGELTALVNNAAITGNSPGNLVDVPESVLRRTLDVNLLGTLLLSQAVLRHWQPHPGPPRAIVNISSTATKAGSPGEWVHYAASKGAIDVLTRGLAAETAGLGIRVNAVAPGLTETGLHQAAGMPDRVSRLSGTIPMGRAAEPAEVAEAVLWLLSPEASYITGAVLPVSGGR; encoded by the coding sequence ATGACCGCCGCCCAGCCGCCGGGGGTCGTGCTGATCAGCGGCGCCAGCCGCGGAATCGGCGCCGCCGTTGCGTTGCGCGCTGCGCGGGCCGGCTATTCGGTGATCGTCAACTATTCGGCTGACCGGCAGGGCGCCGCATCGGTTTTGCAGCGGATTTCCGCGGCTGGCGGCACTGCCCGGGCGGTCCAGGGCGACGTCGCGGATGCCGCGGACTGCGATGCGCTGGTGGCTGCGGCCGCCGAACTCGGCGAGCTGACCGCGTTGGTGAACAACGCCGCGATCACGGGGAATTCGCCCGGGAACCTGGTGGATGTGCCGGAATCGGTGCTGCGCCGCACCCTGGACGTCAATCTGCTCGGCACCCTCTTGCTGAGCCAAGCCGTGCTGCGGCACTGGCAACCGCATCCGGGTCCGCCGCGGGCGATCGTGAACATCTCCTCCACCGCGACGAAGGCCGGATCGCCGGGCGAATGGGTGCACTATGCGGCGAGCAAAGGGGCGATCGACGTGCTCACCCGCGGCCTGGCTGCGGAAACTGCCGGGCTCGGCATCCGGGTCAACGCGGTGGCCCCGGGGTTGACCGAGACCGGATTGCACCAGGCCGCGGGGATGCCCGACCGGGTCAGCCGGTTGTCGGGCACAATCCCGATGGGCCGCGCCGCCGAACCGGCCGAGGTCGCCGAGGCCGTGCTTTGGCTGCTCTCCCCCGAAGCGTCCTACATCACCGGAGCAGTGCTGCCGGTCAGCGGCGGCCGCTGA
- a CDS encoding amidohydrolase, with product MQAISRRSLVKVAGTGFALTGLAASAAAPAAASTAPRSQSPQDAVLFHSGSVLTMDPACPEASAVLVRGNRIAAVGGNELRRSAKGARSIDLRGGTLLPGINDSHFHFAQYALTRPPLTVDLGAAVTIAQMQSAIRAAVQRQPDPESWIKCFGLDLELFSAAERASLNRRDIDAVAEAHPVAIRESSSHITIVNSRALELAGIRGGEDPGVGLDAQGQPTGVLYEAAQNLVNGVVPPYTAEEHRTALAQSFGQLHRLGLTSYTEPVIGPGMGDGTGLGMDTLAVYLELARAGKLPMRVDIQLAPVGQSGGRAAQFRDFLDAWKAPSGIDGRWLRIESVKAFADGLDDPLNTGGDSPEERRQELFDIARTVHERGFQLGVHVIGPDDTGITVEALLAAQAQNTRPDPRHYLIHGYWIGKDSLRAAAQGGIGLNMQPSFFVRGVPPTVPGRALLPYRSALDAGVVAMASSDAPVAAPDWREHVALLATRRNLDGNQTAPEQKIRLVEALGCYTSRPAWQNRAEQWKGTVSVGKVADLCVLDRNLLRSDPARLPQAEVVKTMIDGGFVYEA from the coding sequence ATGCAAGCCATCAGCCGACGGTCATTGGTCAAAGTAGCCGGAACCGGGTTCGCCTTGACCGGCCTTGCCGCCTCGGCGGCGGCGCCGGCAGCAGCGTCCACCGCGCCGCGGAGCCAAAGCCCGCAAGACGCGGTGCTGTTCCACAGCGGTTCCGTGCTGACCATGGATCCGGCCTGCCCCGAGGCCAGCGCGGTCCTGGTCCGCGGGAACCGGATCGCCGCAGTGGGCGGGAACGAGCTGCGGCGCAGCGCCAAAGGTGCGCGCAGCATCGACTTGCGCGGCGGAACCCTGCTGCCCGGAATCAACGATTCGCATTTCCACTTCGCCCAGTACGCCCTGACCAGGCCGCCGTTGACCGTCGATTTGGGCGCAGCCGTGACGATTGCGCAAATGCAGAGCGCGATCCGTGCGGCCGTGCAACGGCAGCCCGATCCGGAATCCTGGATCAAGTGCTTCGGCCTGGACCTCGAGCTGTTTTCCGCCGCCGAGCGGGCGAGTCTGAACCGGCGCGACATCGATGCGGTCGCCGAGGCCCATCCGGTCGCGATCCGTGAGTCCAGCTCGCACATCACGATCGTGAACAGCCGGGCGCTGGAGCTGGCCGGGATCCGCGGCGGCGAAGATCCGGGGGTCGGCCTGGACGCGCAGGGCCAGCCGACCGGGGTGCTCTACGAAGCGGCGCAGAATCTGGTCAACGGCGTCGTCCCGCCGTACACCGCGGAGGAGCACCGCACCGCGCTGGCCCAGTCCTTCGGACAATTGCACCGGCTCGGCCTGACCAGCTACACCGAGCCGGTGATCGGCCCGGGCATGGGCGACGGCACCGGGCTCGGCATGGACACTTTGGCGGTTTATCTGGAGTTGGCCCGGGCCGGGAAGCTGCCCATGCGGGTGGACATCCAGTTGGCCCCGGTGGGCCAGTCCGGCGGCCGGGCCGCACAATTCCGGGACTTCCTCGACGCTTGGAAAGCGCCGTCGGGCATCGACGGACGGTGGCTGCGGATCGAGTCCGTGAAAGCCTTCGCCGACGGACTCGACGATCCGCTCAATACCGGCGGGGACTCCCCGGAAGAACGGCGCCAGGAACTCTTCGACATCGCCCGGACGGTGCACGAGCGCGGATTCCAATTGGGGGTGCATGTGATCGGCCCGGACGACACCGGGATCACGGTCGAGGCGCTGCTCGCCGCGCAGGCCCAGAACACCCGGCCGGATCCGAGGCACTATTTGATCCACGGCTATTGGATCGGCAAGGATTCGTTGCGCGCTGCCGCCCAGGGCGGGATCGGGCTCAATATGCAGCCGAGCTTCTTCGTCCGCGGCGTGCCGCCCACGGTTCCCGGCCGAGCGCTGCTGCCTTACCGTTCCGCGCTCGACGCCGGGGTGGTCGCGATGGCGAGTTCGGACGCCCCGGTCGCGGCTCCCGATTGGCGCGAACATGTGGCGCTGCTCGCCACCAGACGGAATCTCGACGGCAACCAAACCGCACCGGAACAGAAGATCCGGCTCGTCGAGGCGCTGGGCTGCTACACTTCCCGGCCGGCCTGGCAGAACCGCGCAGAGCAGTGGAAAGGCACGGTATCGGTGGGCAAGGTGGCGGATTTGTGCGTTTTGGATCGGAACCTCCTCCGCAGCGATCCGGCCCGCCTGCCGCAAGCCGAGGTGGTCAAGACCATGATCGACGGCGGCTTCGTGTACGAGGCCTGA
- the ppgK gene encoding polyphosphate--glucose phosphotransferase: protein MSKNAQKPHYVIGIDIGGTGIKGGIVNLKKGELVGDRFRIDTPQPSTPQAVAKVVKQIVDELMSRDEAPSAENPVGVDFPAIIAHGVARSAANVDKSWIGTDVDALLTGELDRPVHVMNDADAAGVAEVAYGVGKGQDGTVLVITLGTGIGSAFIFNGKLVPNAELGHLELDGYDAESRASASARERENLDWDTYSERLQRYFAHVEFLFSPELFIVGGGISKRSEDFLPKLNLQTKIVTAELKNNAGIVGAALQASRHFKKK from the coding sequence ATGTCGAAGAACGCGCAGAAACCCCATTACGTCATCGGTATCGACATCGGCGGCACCGGGATCAAGGGCGGCATCGTCAATCTCAAAAAGGGCGAACTGGTCGGCGACCGGTTCCGGATCGACACCCCGCAGCCTTCCACGCCCCAGGCCGTGGCCAAGGTGGTCAAGCAAATCGTCGATGAGTTGATGAGCCGGGACGAAGCACCTTCGGCGGAAAACCCGGTCGGCGTGGACTTCCCCGCGATCATCGCGCACGGCGTGGCCCGGTCCGCCGCGAACGTGGACAAAAGCTGGATCGGCACCGACGTCGACGCTCTGCTGACCGGAGAACTCGACCGTCCGGTGCACGTGATGAACGACGCCGACGCTGCCGGCGTCGCGGAGGTCGCCTACGGCGTGGGCAAAGGCCAGGACGGCACCGTGCTGGTGATCACTCTGGGCACCGGAATCGGATCGGCGTTCATTTTCAACGGCAAGCTGGTGCCGAACGCCGAGCTCGGGCACCTGGAACTCGACGGCTACGACGCCGAGTCCCGGGCCTCCGCCTCGGCCCGGGAACGTGAGAACTTGGATTGGGACACCTACAGCGAACGCCTGCAGCGCTACTTCGCGCACGTCGAGTTCCTGTTCTCCCCGGAACTCTTCATCGTCGGCGGCGGGATTTCCAAGCGAAGCGAAGATTTCCTGCCGAAGCTGAACCTGCAGACCAAGATCGTCACCGCGGAACTTAAGAACAATGCCGGCATCGTCGGCGCGGCACTGCAGGCATCCAGGCATTTCAAGAAGAAATGA
- a CDS encoding CocE/NonD family hydrolase yields the protein MENRKFALSALATTASTALLLLSLGAGAATAQPASGQHPAAPGVDNSSNPYVPAGALWTQSYFGSTGGVELHADVLRPKNLAADAKTPVILSVGPYFSHAGQTGSEGRSQTGPSSRFTDLIDGAKLMDRGYTVVLVDLRGFGGSTGCLDWQGLGEQADVAASVNWAASQPWSTGKVGLYGKSYDASTGLMGLGSGASGLKAVVAQEPVYDAYRYLYSNGVARPNHSGTPAAYDGIAQIAPVGGANGDDAHYAKNAGYEKSHPECVRNNDTLTQNPDHSAAFWQDRNLITKAAGSTVPLFLTQGMIEPNTKPEGVDELLSVLKGPVRGWFGQWDHVRGNDTDAEGNLAMGRAGWFDEVMRFYDRNLKGITPSVTDPAFAIEGSDGIWRQQGSWPGQSTAASAKIGSGSYSATTKNAFSAQSEQPAPQTDMETMRRTPLSSPAAAGSSGVWTRSQPVAQRTRITGTPMVHLQSSSTKGNAVAALYDVAADGSAVQIDLNISVLAGNGRTDFALKSTDWTLEKGHSLAVRISSDDARNWSGPANQGSIKVTGGSIDLLLQDPASDLATQGDRSGYLDEYLQNARANVPQIAPSFELKLNS from the coding sequence ATGGAAAACCGCAAGTTCGCTCTTTCTGCGCTGGCCACCACCGCCAGCACTGCTCTGCTTTTGCTCTCCCTGGGCGCCGGTGCCGCCACTGCGCAACCGGCGTCCGGCCAGCATCCGGCGGCGCCGGGCGTGGACAACTCGAGCAACCCCTACGTGCCCGCCGGCGCGCTGTGGACGCAGTCCTATTTCGGCTCGACCGGCGGCGTGGAACTGCACGCCGACGTGTTGCGGCCGAAGAATCTGGCCGCGGACGCCAAGACCCCGGTGATCCTCTCGGTCGGCCCGTATTTCAGCCATGCCGGGCAGACCGGATCCGAGGGCCGGAGCCAAACCGGACCGTCCTCCCGGTTCACCGATCTGATCGACGGAGCCAAACTCATGGACCGCGGGTACACCGTGGTGCTGGTCGATCTGCGCGGCTTCGGCGGCAGCACCGGCTGCCTGGATTGGCAGGGCCTCGGCGAGCAAGCCGATGTGGCGGCCTCGGTGAACTGGGCAGCGAGCCAGCCCTGGTCCACCGGGAAAGTCGGTCTGTACGGCAAATCTTACGATGCCAGCACCGGGCTCATGGGACTCGGCTCGGGTGCTTCCGGTCTCAAAGCCGTGGTCGCCCAAGAACCGGTCTACGACGCTTACCGGTACCTGTACAGCAACGGGGTGGCCCGGCCCAACCATTCGGGCACCCCGGCTGCCTACGACGGCATCGCGCAGATCGCGCCGGTGGGCGGCGCCAATGGCGACGATGCGCACTATGCGAAGAACGCCGGATACGAGAAATCGCACCCGGAGTGCGTCCGGAACAATGACACCTTGACCCAGAACCCGGATCATTCGGCGGCCTTCTGGCAGGACCGGAATCTCATCACCAAAGCGGCCGGCTCCACGGTGCCCTTGTTCCTGACCCAGGGCATGATCGAACCGAATACCAAACCGGAGGGCGTCGACGAACTCTTGAGCGTGCTCAAAGGGCCGGTCCGCGGCTGGTTCGGCCAATGGGACCACGTGCGCGGCAACGACACTGATGCCGAGGGCAACCTCGCCATGGGCCGGGCCGGCTGGTTCGACGAAGTGATGCGCTTCTACGACCGGAACCTCAAAGGCATCACCCCGTCGGTAACGGATCCGGCCTTCGCCATCGAGGGCAGCGATGGAATCTGGCGGCAACAGGGTTCCTGGCCCGGCCAGAGCACCGCGGCTTCGGCGAAAATCGGCTCCGGAAGCTACTCGGCCACGACCAAGAACGCCTTCTCCGCGCAGTCGGAGCAACCGGCCCCGCAAACCGATATGGAAACCATGCGCCGAACTCCACTCAGCAGCCCGGCAGCGGCCGGCAGCTCCGGCGTCTGGACCCGCTCCCAGCCGGTCGCCCAACGCACCCGGATCACGGGGACCCCGATGGTGCATCTGCAGAGTTCCTCGACCAAGGGCAACGCCGTGGCCGCCCTGTACGATGTGGCGGCCGACGGCTCCGCGGTGCAGATCGATCTCAACATCTCGGTGCTGGCCGGCAACGGCCGGACTGACTTCGCACTCAAATCGACGGATTGGACCTTGGAAAAGGGGCACAGCCTGGCGGTGCGGATATCCTCCGATGATGCACGCAATTGGTCTGGTCCGGCAAACCAGGGATCGATCAAAGTCACCGGCGGGAGCATCGACCTGCTGCTGCAGGATCCCGCCTCCGACCTGGCCACCCAGGGCGACCGTTCCGGCTACCTGGACGAGTACTTGCAAAATGCCCGGGCGAACGTGCCGCAGATTGCGCCGAGCTTTGAATTGAAGCTCAACAGCTAG